The stretch of DNA TGGGCGGCACCATCCGCATCATCTTCCAGCCGGCCGAGGAGACCATGCCAGGCGGCGCCCATGCGTGCATTGAGCAGGGCGTGCTGGACGGTGTTCCCAGGATCCTGGCGCTGCACTGCGATCCCCGGATCGAGGTGGGCAAGATCGGAACCCGCATCGGGGCCATTACCTCGGCGTCGGACACCATCCGGATCGAACTGTCCGGCCGCGGCGGCCACACCTCCCGTCCGCACCTCACCGAAGACCTCGTCTTTGCGCTGGCCCAGATCGCCGTCAACGTGCCCGCCGTGCTGTCCCGCCGCGTTGATGTCCGCAGCGGGGTCTCCGTGGTCTGGGGCCAGATCTCCGCCGGGTCCGCCCCCAACGCCATCCCCGGGGTGGGCTACATGGCCGGCACCATGCGCTGCCTGGACCGTGAAGCCTGGCACGCCGCCGGCGAACTGCTCGATGAGGTGGTGCACCAGGTGGCGGCGCCGTACGGTGTGGACGTCCGGCTTGAGCACACCAGGGGAGTGCCGCCGGTGGTGAACTCCGAACACGAAACCGCCCTCATCGAAGCGTCCGCCCGCGCCGAGATTGGCGAGAGCGCCGTGGTGCTCACCCCGCAGTCCATGGGCGGCGAAGACTTCGCCTGGTTCCTGGCTGAACTTCCCGGCGCCATGATGCGCCTGGGCACCAAGACGCCCGGCGGCGAGGAGTATGATTTGCACCGCGGGGACTACATCCTGGACGAACGGGCGCTGGGCCTCGGGATCCAGGTACTGACGGGCGCGGCCCTGCGCACCATCCGCGACCTGTAGGCCGCGTTCCCGGCTGGGCGGCAGGGGACGCCCCAGCCGCACCGTACGGCCCACGCAGGCAAGAAGAACGCGCGACGCCGGCACTTACCAAAGTGCCGGCGTCGCGCCTTTTCGCGTTGCAGGGGAGCGGCGAACAGAAAGTAAGTTGTGCACAACTGAATTGTGGACTACTGTTGTGGTTGTGACTGATGCTCCCCGCCTCGACCGGCAAGTGTGTTTCGCCCTCTACTCGGCTTCCCGTGCCGCCACGGCCGTCTACCGGCCCGTGCTGGAGGAACTGGGACTTACCTATCCCCAGTACCTCGTCATGCTGGTGCTGTGGGAAGACGAGCCGCGAGGGGTCAAGGACCTCGGCCAAGAGCTCGGCCTCGACTCGGGAACGCTGTCCCCACTGCTGAAGCGGCTCGAAGCGCTGGGCCTGGTGGAACGCCGCCGCTCCGGAGATGACGAGCGCCGCGTGGCCGTCCACTTGACGCCCGCCGGGAAGGACCTGAGCAGCAAGGCCGGAGCCATTCCCCAGCGACTGGCCGACGCCGCCGGGCTGACGGCCGGAGAGCTTGAGCAGTTGCGCGGAACCCTCAGCAAGCTCACCGCCGCCCTCCACGACGCGGTCTGAAGCTGCCCGGCCACAACGCTCCCGCGAGTCCAAGAATTTACCCAGACACCAACCATGAAAGGGCGGTCATCCACGTGAAGACCCTTTACACAGCAGAAGCGCTTGCCTCCGGCGAGGGCCGGGACGGCAGCGCCCGGTCCAATGACGGAAAGCTCGAAGTAGGCCTCGCCAGCCCGGTGGAACTCGGCGGCAGCGGCGAGGGCACCAACCCTGAGCAGCTCTTCGCTGCCGGCTACGCCGCCTGTTTCCATTCGGCGCTCCGCCTGGTGGGCCGCAAGGAGCGCGCCGACCTGACCGATTCCGCCGTCGCCGCCAAGGTCCACCTGGGCCAGCTGGACGACGGGGCAGGGTTCGGCCTCGCCGCCGAACTGGAAATCGCCCTCCCCGCCCTCGACCTCGCAACGGCCGAAGCCCTGGTGGCCAAAGCCCACCAGGTCTGCCCTTACTCGAACGCCACCCGCGGCAACATCACCGTCGAACTCAAAGTTTTGGAGTACGCAGCATGAGCACCACCACCCTTCCCGCAGCAACCCGCGAAATCCAGCTCGCCTCCCGCCCCGTGGGCCGGCCCGTCCCGGAGAACTTCCGCCTGGCCGAGTCGCCGCTGCCCGAGCTGGGCGAGGGCCAGATCCTGGTCCGGAACCTCTTCATCTCCGTGGATCCCTACATGCGCGGCCGCATGAACGACGTCAAGTCCTACTCCGCGCCCTTTGCGCTGGACAAAGCGCTCGACGGCGGCGCCGTGGGTGAGGTCATCGCGTCCCGTTCCGAGGCACACAAGGAAGGCGACGTCGTCGTGCATGCCCTCGGCTGGCGCGAATACGCCGTGGTTGACGGCAGCACGGCCTCCCCGGCCCGGACCGACCTGGCCCCCGCCTCGGCGTTCCTGGGTGCCTTGGGCATGACCGGCCTCACCGCATACGCGGGCCTCCTCAAAGTGGCCGAATTCAAAGAAGGGGACGCCGTCTTCGTTTCGGGCGCCGCCGGTGCTGTCGGTTCACTCGTGGGTCAGATCGCCAAGGCCATGGGCGCTACCCGTGTGATCGGCTCCGCGGGCTCGCCCGCCAAGGTGGCCAGGCTCCTCGAGCTCGGTTTCGATGCGGCCTTCGACTACCACGACGGCCCCGTGCGTGAGCAGCTCGAGAAGGCCGCCGGCGCCCAAGGCATCGACGTCTACTTCGACAACGTGGGCGGCGAACACCTCGAAGCAGCGTTGTCCGTCCTGAACGTCGGCGGCCGGGTGGCCATGTGCGGAGCCATCGCCCAGTACAACTCCACCGAACCCACCCCCGCCCCGCACAACCTCATGCAGGCCATCGGCAAGCAGCTGACCCTGCGCGGCTTCCTGGTGGGCGGCCAGCGCCAGCACGCTGCAGAGTTCGCCGAAAAGATGGCCGGCTGGCTGGCCAGCGGTGCCGTCCGCTACGACGAGACAGTAGTGGACGGGCTGGAAAACGCACCGCAAGCCTTCATGGACCTGCTGGACGGCGCCAACACGGGCAAGATGCTGGTCCGCCTGTAGGGCCGAAGCTCCAACCTCACCAAGCACCAGGGGTGCCGCGGATCCGCGGCACCCCTACTGCTTGGTAACAACTTGTAAACAATCTCCGGGAACAGGTGCCAGCGTGCTAGGGGGACGTGGCGCAGGCCACTAAAGTGATGGCATCAGTGCGCTCCGGCGCATGCTGCGGGCATCAGTGACAACAGAATTTCAGTGCAGAAACGGACACTCATTGAATTCGTGCCGTAGCGCCACTCTCGCATCCTGGAGGAATCTTGATGACATCACTGCGTGCACGCATGAAGCGCGGTTCTATGGCCGGCCTGGCTACCGTCAGCGCCTCGGCCCTTCTTTTGACAGCCTGCGGCGCAGCCCCGGAACCGGGAAGCACCTCGTCCGCCGGTGCCAGTGACTACACCGGCTGCATCGTGTCCGACTCCGGCGGGTTCGATGACCAGTCCTTCAACCAGTCCTCCTACGAAGGCCTGAAGAAGGCCGAAAAGGATCTGGGCATCAAGGTGAACCAGGTCGAATCCAAGACCAACAACGACTTCGAACCCAACCTCCGCGCCATGGTGACCGCAGGCTGCGACCTCACCGTGACCGTCGGCTTCCTGCTGGGTGACGCCACCAAGGCGCAGGCCACGGCCAACCCTGACAGCCACTTCGCCATCATCGACTTCGGCTACGAGACCCCCATCAGCAACGTCAAGCCGATCATCTACGACACCGCGCAGGCGGCCTTCATGGCCGGCTACCTGGCCGCAGGCACCACCAAGACGGGGACCGTGGCCACCTTCGGCGGCATCAAGATCCCCACCGTCACCATCTTCATGGACGGTTACGCGGACGGCGTGAAGTACTACAACGAGAAGAAGGGCAAGGACGTCAAGCTCCTTGGCTGGAACAAGGATGCCCAGGACGGCAGCTTCACCGGCGACTTCGAAAAGCAGGACGTCGGAAAGCAGCTCACCCGGAACTTCCTGGACCAGGGCGCCGACATCGTCATGCCGGTGGCCGGGCCCGTGGGCAAGGGTGCAGGCGCCGCCCTGCAGGAAGCCAAGAATGCCGGCAAGGACGTCAAGCTGATCTGGGTTGACTCCGACGGCTTCCTCACCGCCCCGGACTACAAGGAGATCATGCTCTCCTCGGTCATGAAGCAGATGGGCGAGGCCGTGGAAACCGTGGTGAAGGAAGACAAGGACGGCAAGTTCAGCAACACCCCCTACGTTGGCACCCTCGCCAACGACGGCGTGCAGCTGGCACCGTTCCACGACTTCGATTCCCAGGTTCCCGCGGACCTGAAGTCCGAACTGGACCAGATCAAGAAGGACATCGTGGACGGCAAGCTGAAGGTCGAATCCGACGCGAGCCCGAAGGCCTGACCCCGCACTTGGCGCCACTGCCGGCCCGTCCCTGACAGGCCGGCAGTGGCGCTTTTTGCTGGCATCCCTTTTTCGGGCCACCGCCCGGTTCTCCGACTGCTGCACCCACTAGGCTGGAGCTGCAGCCACATATCCCGCCCGGTCGATCACCGGGCGCTTCGAGATTGGTCAGAGTTTTGAAACTTGAACTCAGAGGCATCACCAAACGCTTTGGGACCCTGCTCGCCAACGACCACATCGACGTGGTGGTTGAATCCGGCCAGATCCACTGCCTGCTGGGCGAAAACGGGGCCGGTAAATCCACCCTGATGAACGTGCTCTACGGACTGTACGAACCGTCCGAAGGCGAAATCCTCATCGACGGCAAACCCGTCTCCTTCCGAGGCCCCGGTGACGCCATGGCCGCCGGCATCGGCATGGTGCACCAGCACTTCATGCTTGTCCCGGTGTTCACCGTCGCGGAAAACGTCGCACTGGGTGCCGAACCCACCAAGGCGGCGGGCTTCCTCAACCTTGATGAAACGAGGCGCCGGATCCGGGAAATCTCGGACCAGTACGGCTTCGACGTCGATCCCGACGCCCTGGTGGAAGACCTCCCCGTCGGCGTCCAGCAGCGGGTTGAAATCATCAAGGCCCTGGTCCGCAACGCCAAGGTCCTCATCCTTGACGAACCCACGGCCGTCCTCACCCCGCAGGAAACCGACGAACTCCTGGACATCATGCGGCAGCTCAAGGCCGGCGGCACCTCCATCGTTTTCATTTCCCACAAACTGCGTGAGGTCAAGGAAGTCTCGGACACCATTACCGTGATCCGGCGCGGCAAGGTGGTCGGTTCCGCAGAACCCTCGGCCTCCACCACGGACCTTGCATCGATGATGGTGGGCCGTGCCGTCAGCCTCACCCTCGAAAAGGCCCCCGCGAAGCCGCAGGAGAAAACCTTCGAGGTCCGGGACCTGACAGTCATCGCCCACAACGGCCAGCATGTGGTGGACGGACTCAGCTTCGACATCGCCCGGGGCGAAATCCTGGCCGTCGCCGGCGTCCAGGGCAACGGCCAGACCGAGCTCACCGAAGCCATCCTGGGACTGCAGGACCGGGTGTCCGGGTCCATCACCCTCGACGGCAAGGAACTCCTGGGCCGGTCCGTCAAGGACGTCCTGAAAGCCGGCGTCGGGTTTGTCCCCGAAGACCGCAAGGTGGACGGCCTGGTGGGAACCTTCTCCGTCGCCGAAAACCTGGTCCTGGACCTTTACGACAAACCTCCCTACGCCAAGGGCATCAGCATGAGCCCGGCCAGGATCCTCGAAAACGCCAAAGCCCGCATCGAAGAGTTCGATGTCCGCACACCCTCCGCAGCGGCAGCCGCCGGGACACTTTCCGGCGGCAACCAGCAAAAGGTGGTGATGGCCCGCGAGCTCTCCCGCCCCCTGCGCCTGTTCATTGCGTCCCAGCCCACCCGCGGCGTGGACGTCGGCTCCATCGAATTCCTGCACCGCCGCATCGTCGCCGAACGCGACCAGGGCACCCCGGTGATGATCATCAGCACCGAACTCGATGAGGTCATGGAACTCGCTGACCGCATCGCCGTACTGTACAAGGGCAAGCTGGTGGGCATCGTTCCCGCCGGTACGGGCCGCGACGTCCTTGGCCTGATGATGGCCGGAATCCACCCGGATGAACAAGCCCAACCGCAGCCGGCGGCCAGCCGCCCGGCCCCCACCTCCGACGCCGAGGGAGGCGACCATGTCTGAGCAGCAACCCCCCAAACTCCCTGCCGGCGAAGGGCAGGGTGACACCCAGCCTGCCAAGCCGCACCAGCCCAACCTTGCCGCCGAGGAAACCGCCGCCGTCGTCTCCGTGGACACGGCGGGCGGCGCCATGGGGCCCTCGGCCGTGCCTGCCAGCGCACAAAGCGGCCAGTTGCCCGGCGGCCCCGACACACTGCTCCGCAAGATCTTCACCGGCAGCGGCATGGTGTCCGTCCTGGCAGTGTTCCTGGCCCTCGTCATCGGCGGCCTGCTCATTGCCAGCACCGACACGCGGGTGGCCTCCACGGCCAGCTACTTCTTCGCCCGCCCCGCCGATTTCCTGACCGCCGTCTGGAACGCCGCCACCCGCTCCTACATCGCGCTGTTCCAGGGGGCCGTGTTCAACCCCCGCGGCAACAGTGTGGCAGCCCAGTTCGCTCCGTTCATGGAGACCCTCACCATCGCCACGCCGCTGATCACCGCCGGCCTGGGCGTGGCGCTTGCCTTCCGGGCGGGGCTCTTCAACATCGGTGCCCAGGGCCAGATCATCGTGGCAGGCATCCTCGCCGCCTGGGTTGGCTTCGCACTGCACCTCCCGCTGGGCCTGCACCTGCTGCTGGTCCTGGTGGCCGGCATTGTCGGCGGCGCGCTCTGGGGCGGCCTCGTCGGAGTGCTGAAGGCCCGCACGGGCGCCCATGAGGTCATCCTCACCATCATGTTCAACTACATCGCCCTGTACTTCCTGCGGTACCTGCTGAACACCCCGGCCTTCCAGCGCCCGGGGGAGTCGAACCCCATCTCACCCATCCTGGATCCGTCCGCCGTCTACCCGCAGATCTTCGGCAGCCAGTACCGGCTCCACCTGGGCTTCGTTCTCGCCATCGGTGCCACCGTCCTGGTGTGGTGGCTCCTGAACCGGTCCACCGTCGGCTTTGAGTTCCGTGCCGTGGGTGCCAACCCCAAAGCTGCCCAGACCGCCGGCATCAACGTGTCCCGCTCCACCATCCTGGTGATGGCCATCGCGGGCGGCCTGGCCGGCATGTCCGGCGTGGCCCAGGTGGCCGGCACCGAAAAAGTCCTCACGGACGGCGTGGCAGCCACCTACGGCTTCGACGCCATCACCGTCGCCCTGCTGGGACGTTCGACGCCGTGGGGCACCTTCGCAGCCGGGCTCCTGTTCGGCGCCTTCCGCGCCGGAGCCGTCCAGATGCAGATCCAGACCGGCACCCCCATCGACATCGTGCTGGTGGTCCAGTCGCTGATCGTCCTCTTCATCGCCGCGCCGCCGCTGGTGCGCGCCGTCTTCGGGCTCAACCCGCGGCGGAAGAAGCCCGCCCGCGCCGCGAAGTCCACGAAGGCAGCCACCACCGGAGGTGCAGCATGAGCACAACAGTTTCATCCCGGCCGGGCAACCCGCAGCCGGACAACGCCGCGGCGGACACCGGCGCGGCAGCCATCTCCGCCAAGCCGGTGAGTTGGAAGACCCCCGTCCTGCTGGCCGCCTTCGGGCTGATCGCCCTCGTGTTCTTCGGACTCCTCGGCCCCAACAAGACGGCCAGCTTCGGCATTTCCACCGGAAGCGACTTCTTCCAGTTGCCGGCACTGGAGGTCAACGCCTTTGCCGGCGGCATCGTGCTGTCGGTGCTGCTCCTGGCCCTGGCTGCCTACGCCGTCTACCTCAAGACCAAGGGACGCCCTGCCCCCGGCTGGCTGACCGTCACCTTCATCGTCCTGTTCGTGGCCGCCTTCCTGATCTGGGTGGTGGGCGGCGCCCGCACCCCCAGCATCTCACTGGCAGGCCTCATCGCCGGCTCGGTCACCCTGGCCGTGCCTCTGGTGTTCGGTTCTCTCTCCGGCGTCCTCTGCGAACGGGTGGGCGTGGTCAACATCGCCATCGAAGGCCAGCTGCTGGGCGGTGCCTTCACCGCCGCCATCGTTGCCACCATGACCCAGAACCCCTTCATCGGCCTGGCAGCCGCGGCGGTTGCCGGTGCCGTCGTATCCATGGTGCTGGCCCTGTTCAGCATCAAGTACCTGGTCAACCAGATCATCGTCGGCGTGGTCCTGAACGTCCTCGTCTCCGGCGTCACGGGCTTCCTTTTCAGCACCGTGATGCAGGAAGACAAAGCCCGGTACAACTCCCCGCCGGGGCTGGACATCATCCAGATCCCCGTCCTGTCCGAGGTTCCCATCATCGGACCCATCCTGTTCCGCCAGTCCCTGGTGGGGTATCTGATGTACGTCGCCGTCCTGGTCGTCTGGGTAGGCCTGTTCAAGACGCGCTGGGGCCTGCGGGTCCGCGCCGTGGGCGAGCACCCCCAGGCCGCCGACACCCTGGGCATCAACGTCAACGCCACCCGCTTCTGGAACGTCACCCTGGGCGGTGCCGTGGCCGGAATCGGCGGATCGTTCTTCACCCTGGTGGCCATCGACAGCTTCACCAAGGAGATCTCCGGCGGCCGCGGGTTCATCGCCCTGGCCGCACTCATCTTCGGCAGGTGGAACCCCATCGGAGCCTTCTTCGCTGCCCTGCTGTTCGGCTTCGCCGACAACCTGCAGAGCATCGTCACCATCATTGGAACCCCTGTTCCCAGCCAGTTCATGGCCATGCTCCCGTACCTGGTGACTGTCCTGGCCGTTGCCGGCCTGGTGGGCAGGTCCCGGGGGCCGGCGGCCAGCGGCATACCGTACGTCAAGGGTTGACCGGCGTGGGAAACCCTGTTGACTGGCCTGCGCTGGAGGCTGCCGCCGTCGACGCCATGCGCAAGGCCTACGCGCCCTACTCCAAGTTCCCGGTGGGGGCTGCGGCCCTCACCGGGAACGGCCGGATCGTCAGTGGCTGCAACGTGGAGAACGCCAGCTACGGCCTGACCCTTTGCGCCGAGTGCGCCCTGGTGGGCAACCTCCAAATGACAGGGGGCGGCAGCCTCCGTGCCTTCTACTGCGTGGATGGCAACGGCAACGTGCTGATGCCGTGTGGCCGTTGCCGGCAGCTGCTCTACGAATTCCGCGCTCCGGACATGGAGCTCATGACCACCCAAGGAATCAAGACCATGGACCAGGTCCTTCCTGACGCCTTCGGTCCCGAACACCTGGAGGAAACCCGATGACAGAGACCCGCGCAACGGACAGCATTGCCGAAGCATTCGACGCCGTCGACATCATCCGCGTCAAGCGGGACAAGGGCACGCTGAGCCCGGAGCAGATCGACTGGACCATCGATGCCTACACCCGCGGCGTCATCGCGGATGAGCAGATGGCCGCGCTGAACATGGCCATCCTGCTCAATGGCATGGACCGGACCGAGATTGCGCGCTGGACGGCCGCGATGATCGCATCCGGCGAACGGATGGACTTCTCCAGCCTCCGTCGCCCCGACGGCGGCCTGAAATACACGTCGGACAAGCACTCCACCGGCGGCGTGGGAGACAAGATCACCCTGCCGCTGGCTCCGCTCGTGGCGGTATTCGGCGTTGCAGTCCCGCAGCTGTCCGGCCGCGGCCTGGGGCACACCGGCGGCACCCTGGACAAGCTGGAGGCGATTCCCGGCTGGCGGGCGTCCCTGAGCAACGACGAAATACTCGCCCAGCTCCAGGACGTGGGCGCTGTCATCTGCGCCGCCGGGGCAGGCCTGACCCCGGCCGATAAGAAGCTGTACGCCCTGCGCGACGTCACCGGCACGGTGGAGGCCATCCCGCTGATCGCCTCGTCCATCATGAGCAAGAAAATCGCCGAGGGCACCGGTTCCCTGGTGCTCGATGTGAAGGTGGGCAGCGGCGCCTTCATGAAGGATGAGGCAAAGGCCCGCGAGCTGGCGGAGACCATGGTGGCCCTGGGCCAGGACGCCGGCGTGAACACGGTGGCACTGCTTACCAACATGGGCACCCCGCTCGGCCTGACCGCCGGGAACGCGATTGAAGTCGAGGAGTCGGTGGAGGTGCTGGCGGGCGGCGGCCCGGCCGACGTCGTCGAACTGACGGTCAGGCTCGCCGAGGAAATGCTCGCCTGCGCGGGAGTGCGCGACGCCGATCCGGCCGCTGCGCTCAAGGACGGGCGCGCCATGGACGTCTGGAACAGGATGATCCGTGCCCAGGGAGGTGACCCCGCCGCGAAGCTGCCGGTGGCCCGTGAGTCAGAGGTGCTCTACGCTCCCGCCGACGGCGTCCTGGTGGAACTGGATGCCCTCGCCGTGGGCGTGGCCGCCTGGCGATTGGGCGCCGGACGTGCCCGCAAGGAGGATGCGGTGCAGGCCGGCGCAGGGGTGCGCATGCATGCCAAGCCGGGCGCACTGGTCCGGGCAGGTGAACCGCTGATGACCCTGCTCACGGACACCCCCGAACGCTTCGACAGGGCAAAGGAAGCGCTGGAGCACGCAGCGGTCATCGCACCGGAGGGGTCCCGGCCGGCACAGCAGTTGATCATCGACCGAATAGCATAGAAAACTATGCAGGCCATCAATGACTTCATCCTCGCCGCAGCCGGACAACCCTGGGTTCTGCTCCTCGTCCTGGCCTGCTGCGTCATTGACGGCTTCTTCCCTCCCATCCCCAGCGAATCCGTCGTGGTGGGCCTCGCGGCCGTGGCCGCCACGGCGGACGTCCCCAATCCGTACGTCCTGATGGCCGTCGCTGCGCTGGGCGCGTTCACCGGGGACAACATCGCCTACCTGATCGGCCGGAAGGTGGGCACCACCCGGTGGGCCTGGATGCGCGGCCAGCGCATGCAGGGAGCGTTCCGGTGGGCCGGCGCGGAACTGCGCAAACGCCCTGCCTCGCTGATCCTGGTGGCGCGCTTTGTTCCCATCGGCCGCGTCGCCGTCAACCTGACCGCCGGGGCAACCCACTACCAGCACCTGCGCTTCGTCGGCCTCACCAGCCTGTCCGCCGTCCTGTGGGCGGCCTACTCGGTGGGCATCGGGCTGTTCTTTGGTCAGTGGTTCGAGGAGAACCACCTGCTGGGAGCCGCCATCGCCATCGTTTGCGCGGTGGCGCTGGGCATCGTCGTGGACCTGGCCATCAACAAGCTCCGGGGCAAGCCCAACGTCGTGGATCGGATCCGCGAACCCGAGGCCTGATTCCGGCCGGAGGGAGCGTCCGCGGCACCCCCGTCTCCACCCGGGGGAGGAGACCCGGACGGAGCCAAAATCAGCCGCTGGGACGACGCCGCCGCACCCGCTGCCGGGATAGTGTTGCAGT from Pseudarthrobacter chlorophenolicus A6 encodes:
- a CDS encoding amidohydrolase; amino-acid sequence: MRNYTTEAEPTALVAPWLEPLLPELIEFRRDLHAHPELSFKEYRTTDKLAERLEAAGLAPRRLEGTGLTVDVGEGPIATALRGDIDALPIIEETGLPFASKNHGVTHACGHDVHTTTMLGIALVLHRMHQESPLGGTIRIIFQPAEETMPGGAHACIEQGVLDGVPRILALHCDPRIEVGKIGTRIGAITSASDTIRIELSGRGGHTSRPHLTEDLVFALAQIAVNVPAVLSRRVDVRSGVSVVWGQISAGSAPNAIPGVGYMAGTMRCLDREAWHAAGELLDEVVHQVAAPYGVDVRLEHTRGVPPVVNSEHETALIEASARAEIGESAVVLTPQSMGGEDFAWFLAELPGAMMRLGTKTPGGEEYDLHRGDYILDERALGLGIQVLTGAALRTIRDL
- a CDS encoding MarR family winged helix-turn-helix transcriptional regulator: MTDAPRLDRQVCFALYSASRAATAVYRPVLEELGLTYPQYLVMLVLWEDEPRGVKDLGQELGLDSGTLSPLLKRLEALGLVERRRSGDDERRVAVHLTPAGKDLSSKAGAIPQRLADAAGLTAGELEQLRGTLSKLTAALHDAV
- a CDS encoding organic hydroperoxide resistance protein; the protein is MKTLYTAEALASGEGRDGSARSNDGKLEVGLASPVELGGSGEGTNPEQLFAAGYAACFHSALRLVGRKERADLTDSAVAAKVHLGQLDDGAGFGLAAELEIALPALDLATAEALVAKAHQVCPYSNATRGNITVELKVLEYAA
- a CDS encoding NADP-dependent oxidoreductase → MSTTTLPAATREIQLASRPVGRPVPENFRLAESPLPELGEGQILVRNLFISVDPYMRGRMNDVKSYSAPFALDKALDGGAVGEVIASRSEAHKEGDVVVHALGWREYAVVDGSTASPARTDLAPASAFLGALGMTGLTAYAGLLKVAEFKEGDAVFVSGAAGAVGSLVGQIAKAMGATRVIGSAGSPAKVARLLELGFDAAFDYHDGPVREQLEKAAGAQGIDVYFDNVGGEHLEAALSVLNVGGRVAMCGAIAQYNSTEPTPAPHNLMQAIGKQLTLRGFLVGGQRQHAAEFAEKMAGWLASGAVRYDETVVDGLENAPQAFMDLLDGANTGKMLVRL
- a CDS encoding BMP family lipoprotein, which gives rise to MTSLRARMKRGSMAGLATVSASALLLTACGAAPEPGSTSSAGASDYTGCIVSDSGGFDDQSFNQSSYEGLKKAEKDLGIKVNQVESKTNNDFEPNLRAMVTAGCDLTVTVGFLLGDATKAQATANPDSHFAIIDFGYETPISNVKPIIYDTAQAAFMAGYLAAGTTKTGTVATFGGIKIPTVTIFMDGYADGVKYYNEKKGKDVKLLGWNKDAQDGSFTGDFEKQDVGKQLTRNFLDQGADIVMPVAGPVGKGAGAALQEAKNAGKDVKLIWVDSDGFLTAPDYKEIMLSSVMKQMGEAVETVVKEDKDGKFSNTPYVGTLANDGVQLAPFHDFDSQVPADLKSELDQIKKDIVDGKLKVESDASPKA
- a CDS encoding ABC transporter ATP-binding protein, giving the protein MKLELRGITKRFGTLLANDHIDVVVESGQIHCLLGENGAGKSTLMNVLYGLYEPSEGEILIDGKPVSFRGPGDAMAAGIGMVHQHFMLVPVFTVAENVALGAEPTKAAGFLNLDETRRRIREISDQYGFDVDPDALVEDLPVGVQQRVEIIKALVRNAKVLILDEPTAVLTPQETDELLDIMRQLKAGGTSIVFISHKLREVKEVSDTITVIRRGKVVGSAEPSASTTDLASMMVGRAVSLTLEKAPAKPQEKTFEVRDLTVIAHNGQHVVDGLSFDIARGEILAVAGVQGNGQTELTEAILGLQDRVSGSITLDGKELLGRSVKDVLKAGVGFVPEDRKVDGLVGTFSVAENLVLDLYDKPPYAKGISMSPARILENAKARIEEFDVRTPSAAAAAGTLSGGNQQKVVMARELSRPLRLFIASQPTRGVDVGSIEFLHRRIVAERDQGTPVMIISTELDEVMELADRIAVLYKGKLVGIVPAGTGRDVLGLMMAGIHPDEQAQPQPAASRPAPTSDAEGGDHV
- a CDS encoding ABC transporter permease — its product is MSEQQPPKLPAGEGQGDTQPAKPHQPNLAAEETAAVVSVDTAGGAMGPSAVPASAQSGQLPGGPDTLLRKIFTGSGMVSVLAVFLALVIGGLLIASTDTRVASTASYFFARPADFLTAVWNAATRSYIALFQGAVFNPRGNSVAAQFAPFMETLTIATPLITAGLGVALAFRAGLFNIGAQGQIIVAGILAAWVGFALHLPLGLHLLLVLVAGIVGGALWGGLVGVLKARTGAHEVILTIMFNYIALYFLRYLLNTPAFQRPGESNPISPILDPSAVYPQIFGSQYRLHLGFVLAIGATVLVWWLLNRSTVGFEFRAVGANPKAAQTAGINVSRSTILVMAIAGGLAGMSGVAQVAGTEKVLTDGVAATYGFDAITVALLGRSTPWGTFAAGLLFGAFRAGAVQMQIQTGTPIDIVLVVQSLIVLFIAAPPLVRAVFGLNPRRKKPARAAKSTKAATTGGAA
- a CDS encoding ABC transporter permease — its product is MSTTVSSRPGNPQPDNAAADTGAAAISAKPVSWKTPVLLAAFGLIALVFFGLLGPNKTASFGISTGSDFFQLPALEVNAFAGGIVLSVLLLALAAYAVYLKTKGRPAPGWLTVTFIVLFVAAFLIWVVGGARTPSISLAGLIAGSVTLAVPLVFGSLSGVLCERVGVVNIAIEGQLLGGAFTAAIVATMTQNPFIGLAAAAVAGAVVSMVLALFSIKYLVNQIIVGVVLNVLVSGVTGFLFSTVMQEDKARYNSPPGLDIIQIPVLSEVPIIGPILFRQSLVGYLMYVAVLVVWVGLFKTRWGLRVRAVGEHPQAADTLGINVNATRFWNVTLGGAVAGIGGSFFTLVAIDSFTKEISGGRGFIALAALIFGRWNPIGAFFAALLFGFADNLQSIVTIIGTPVPSQFMAMLPYLVTVLAVAGLVGRSRGPAASGIPYVKG
- a CDS encoding cytidine deaminase, producing the protein MGNPVDWPALEAAAVDAMRKAYAPYSKFPVGAAALTGNGRIVSGCNVENASYGLTLCAECALVGNLQMTGGGSLRAFYCVDGNGNVLMPCGRCRQLLYEFRAPDMELMTTQGIKTMDQVLPDAFGPEHLEETR
- a CDS encoding thymidine phosphorylase, which produces MTETRATDSIAEAFDAVDIIRVKRDKGTLSPEQIDWTIDAYTRGVIADEQMAALNMAILLNGMDRTEIARWTAAMIASGERMDFSSLRRPDGGLKYTSDKHSTGGVGDKITLPLAPLVAVFGVAVPQLSGRGLGHTGGTLDKLEAIPGWRASLSNDEILAQLQDVGAVICAAGAGLTPADKKLYALRDVTGTVEAIPLIASSIMSKKIAEGTGSLVLDVKVGSGAFMKDEAKARELAETMVALGQDAGVNTVALLTNMGTPLGLTAGNAIEVEESVEVLAGGGPADVVELTVRLAEEMLACAGVRDADPAAALKDGRAMDVWNRMIRAQGGDPAAKLPVARESEVLYAPADGVLVELDALAVGVAAWRLGAGRARKEDAVQAGAGVRMHAKPGALVRAGEPLMTLLTDTPERFDRAKEALEHAAVIAPEGSRPAQQLIIDRIA
- a CDS encoding DedA family protein codes for the protein MQAINDFILAAAGQPWVLLLVLACCVIDGFFPPIPSESVVVGLAAVAATADVPNPYVLMAVAALGAFTGDNIAYLIGRKVGTTRWAWMRGQRMQGAFRWAGAELRKRPASLILVARFVPIGRVAVNLTAGATHYQHLRFVGLTSLSAVLWAAYSVGIGLFFGQWFEENHLLGAAIAIVCAVALGIVVDLAINKLRGKPNVVDRIREPEA